The Oreochromis niloticus isolate F11D_XX linkage group LG13, O_niloticus_UMD_NMBU, whole genome shotgun sequence genome has a window encoding:
- the pkd2l1 gene encoding polycystic kidney disease 2-like 1 protein, producing the protein MKTLNNRAQSHLTGQVDSELDKVGNGGWVNQGYCSSPPPFPQVTTVFNPKTHFEGNMNSLYNLDTPVTLPEDPPTKDQSLKKKRRGCCSFIKALWGTTLTENTSDNRELFIRTTLRELLVYVFFLVDICLLTYGMTSSSAYYYTNAMTNLFVNTPSSSGVMFQSIGSMADFWTFAQGPLLNGLYWTTWYNNQPLESGNTSFIYYENMLLGVPRMRQIKIKNNSCTVYSDFKNGIKDCFAVYTDQKEDEQSFGLINGSAWTYHTEKEIKGSSYWGLVATYSGAGYYQDLSRTQEESANILTELQNNLWLDRGTRAVFIDFSTYNANINLFCVITLVVEFPATGGAIPSYQIRTVKLIRYITTWDYFILGCELLFCVFIFYYIVEEILELRIHKFSYFNSIWNILDIVVILLAIVAIIFNVFRTIKVDSLLGNLLKNPNIYPDFEFLAFWQTQYNNMNAVNLFFAWIKIFKYISFSKTMNQLSSTLGRCAKDIFGFAIMFFIVFFAYAQLGYLLFGTQVQTFSTFVKCIFTQFRIILGDFDFDAIDSANRVLGPIYFVTYVFFVFFVLLNMFLAIINDTYAEVKQELSEKDELQITDIFKQSYMKTFMKLKLKKEKISDVQKVLHSGSGDLEFQDFRETLKEMGHGDQEITAAFSKFDRDGNKILDKDEQRWMKAELEQKRDALSAEINNLGVNYQMELHEKPPVKSNEHKSNSSQTFVEREHFLSLAKQVLHLESSVAGIVSQIELIMEKLGLQGKAKDAATAKKP; encoded by the exons ATGAAGACCCTGAACAATCGGGCTCAGAGCCACCTGACTGGGCAAGTGGACTCTGAGTTGGACAAAGTGGGTAACGGGGGCTGGGTGAACCAGGGCTACTGTAGCTCCCCTCCACCCTTCCCCCAGGTCACCACTGTCTTCAACCCCAAAACCCACTTCGAGGGGAACATGAATAGCCTGTACAACCTGGATACCCCGGTAACGCTCCCAGAGGACCCACCAACCAAAGACCAAAGTCTGAAGAAGAAACGAAGAGGCTGCTGCTCTTTTATCAAAG CACTGTGGGGGACAACGCTGACTGAAAACACCTCTGACAACAGAGAGCTGTTCATCCGAACCACACTGCGGGAGCTGCTGGTCTATGTCTTTTTCCTGGTGGACATATGCCTCC TGACATATGGAATGACCAGCTCAAGCGCCTACTATTACACTAACGCCATGACGAACCTGTTTGTGAATACACCCAGTAGCAGTGGGGTTATGTTTCAGTCTATTGGCTCCATGGCTGACTTCTGGACT TTTGCCCAGGGCCCACTATTGAATGGACTCTACTGGACAACATGGTACAATAACCAGCCCTTGGAAAGCGGAAACACGTCTTTCATCTACTATGAGAACATGCTGCTGGGTGTCCCCAGGATGAGGCAGATCAAGATCAAGAACAACTCCTGCACTGTCTACAGTGACTTCAAAAATGGGATCAAAGACTGTTTCGCTGTTTACACTGACCAGAAGGAAGACGAGCAGAGCTTCGGCCTCATCAACGGCTCTGC CTGGACCTATCACACAGAGAAAGAGATAAAGGGTTCCTCTTACTGGGGCTTGGTGGCCACCTACAGTGGAGCAGGATACTATCAAGACCTGAGTCGCACACAAGAGGAGAGCGCCAACATACTGACAGAGCTACAGAACAACCTTTGGCTGGACAGAGGAACCAGAGCAGTCTTCATCGACTTCTCCACTTACAACGCGAACATCAACTTGTTCTGCGTCATCAC GTTGGTGGTTGAATTCCCAGCGACCGGTGGAGCAATCCCTTCCTACCAGATCCGAACAGTCAAACTGATTCGCTACATAACGACCTGGGACTACTTCATCCTAGGCTGCGAGTTGCTCTTCTGCGTATTCATCTTCTACTACATTGTGGAGGAGATTCTTGAGCTGAGAATACACAAGTTCTCCTATTTCAATAGCATCTGGAACATACTAGACATTGTTGTCATATTG CTTGCCATCGTTGCCATCATATTCAATGTATTTCGGACCATCAAAGTGGACAGCTTGCTTGGGAATCTGCTGAAAAATCCTAACATCTATCCGGATTTTGAATTTCTGGCATTCTGGCAAACCCAGTATAACAACATGAATGCGGTTAACCTGTTTTTCGCATGGATCAAG ATTTTTAAGTACATCAGTTTCAGTAAGACCATGAATCAGCTGTCCTCCACACTGGGGCGATGTGCCAAAGACATCTTCGGATTCGCCATCATGTTCTTCATCGTGTTCTTTGCTTATGCTCAACTCGGATATTTGCTCTTTGGAACGCAGGTTCAAACATTCAGCACCTTTGTAAAGTGCAT CTTCACACAGTTCCGAATTATTCTTGGAGACTTTGATTTTGATGCCATCGACAGCGCTAACAGAGTCCTTGGGCCGATCTACTTTGTCACTTAtgtgttctttgttttctttgttctgctg AACATGTTCCTGGCCATCATAAATGACACATATGCAGAGGTGAAGCAGGAGCTCTCTGAAAAAGATGAACTACAAATtactgacatttttaaacag AGCTACATGAAGACATTTATGAAGCTGAAgcttaaaaaagagaaaatatcagaTGTTCAGAAGGTTCTACACTCTGGATCTGGAGATCTTGAATTTCAGGACTTCAGAGAAACTCTTAAAGA GATGGGACATGGCGATCAAGAAATAACCGCAGCCTTCTCCAAGTTTGACCGCGACGGGAACAAAATTCTAgataaagatgaacaaaggtGGATGAAAGCTGAGCTGGAGCAAAAGAGG GATGCTCTCAGTGCCGAAATCAACAATCTCGGAGTGAACTATCAGATGGAATTACACGAGAAGCCTCCTGTCAAATCCAACGAGCACAAGAGCAATTCCAGTCAAACCTTTGTGGAGCGGGAACATTTCTTGAG TCTGGCCAAACAGGTTCTTCACCTTGAAAGCTCCGTGGCAGGCATTGTGTCCCAGATTGAGCTGATTATGGAGAAACTGGGATTACAAGGGAAAGCTAAAGACGCTGCAACAGCAAAGAAACCGTGA
- the tial1 gene encoding nucleolysin TIAR isoform X2 has protein sequence MDARVVKDMTTGKSKGYGFVSFYNKLDAENAIINMSGQWLGGRQIRTNWATRKPPAPKSTQDNGSKQLRFDDVVNQSSPQNCTVYCGGIQSGLSEHLMRQTFSPFGQIMEVRVFPEKGYSFIRFSSHDSAAHAIVSVNGTVIEGHVVKCFWGKESPDMAKSPQQVDYSQWGQWNQVYGNPQQQQQQQQQQQYGQYVTNGWQMPSYNMYGQTWNQQGFGVEQSQSTAWMGGFGSPSAQAAAPPGTVMSSLANFGMAGYQTQ, from the exons AT GGATGCCCGAGTTGTGAAGGACATGACGACAGGCAAATCAAAGGGGTATGGATTTGTGTCCTTCTACAACAAACTG GATGCAGAGAATGCCATTATTAACATGTCGGGACAGTGGCTCGGAGGGCGCCAAATCAGGACTAACTGGGCTACGCGCAAACCTCCAGCTCCTAAGAGCACTCAGGACA atgGTTCAAAGCAGCTGAGGTTCGATGACGTAGTGAATCAATCCAGTCCACAGAACTGCACTGTGTACTGTGGAGGGATCCAATCAGGGCTATCAG AACATCTAATGCGACAGACCTTCTCACCATTCGGTCAGATAATGGAAGTCAGGGTTTTCCCAGAGAAAGGATATTCTTTCATCAG GTTTTCCTCCCATGACAGTGCTGCCCATGCCATTGTTTCAGTAAACGGCACAGTCATTGAAGGACACGTAGTGAAGTGCTTCTGGGGCAAAGAATCACCCGACATGGCAAAAAGCCCACAGCAG GTTGATTACAGTCAGTGGGGACAGTGGAACCAGGTCTATGGGAatccgcagcagcagcagcagcagcagcagcagcagcagtatggGCAGTATGTGACCAATGGGTGGCAAATGCCCTCTTACAACATGTATGGCCAGACATGGAACCAGCAAGGATTTGGAGTAGA GCAGTCCCAGTCAACAGCCTGGATGGGAGGCTTTGGATCTCCATCAGCCCAGGCTGCAGCCCCGCCTGGAACAGTCATGTCCAGCCTAGCCAACTTCGGCATGGCTGGCTACCAAACGCAGTGA